The Pantoea nemavictus genome includes a region encoding these proteins:
- the rcsD gene encoding phosphotransferase RcsD → MPYKFPLTSGNVTRFFVVFNLVLFLALGAMVHNSVNAWITEKRYAMTDLARAMQKRIDASRFATWQIYENLATSAAGSSPNSNLQETRLRPDVYYLEKTRRKTEALIFGSHDGSTLDMTMRMSNYLDTLWGAENPTWSMYFLNGQDNSLIMISTLPLKDMATRYKESAINTMVDSRRAEMLQQANALDERESFSPLRHFAWQNDHYFTLRTTFNQPGHLATVVAFDLPVNDLIPRNMPLENFQLRQDATQTSTTTNSDDTSSETTHVALVNPNLEIAASLPSTSLQLVYRVPLTSLALDTLHNLMWPLLINLVLFLLSIAGITLLRQQSLRPNENQSAELDSLRMLNEEIVASLPVGLLVYDFATNRTLLSNKIAEHLLPHLNLQKIINMSDQHQGVLQATINNEVYEIRHARSVLSPHTQLFMMRDQDRELLVNKKLQKAQQVLDRNHQMRQQLMHNLGHALNRPLQSMVTQLVQLSQRDDDESVLDLLDESQGLARLVDDIVLLNRLEAHDWSPDASVFNLQDMLDEIALESLPLLRRKGLALVMNNHLANDEMRFGDRRALRKVLTTLMHYSLTTTRWGKITLEIKSSEEKPNQVLLQLVDTGAGLSVDELANVDFPYLGETTQDRFGQASGMAFFLCKQLCKQMGGQLEIIAKPDIGTRYNIQLPLALEEQQGEQEEKLLEGVTALVDIAVEDVHKIVCRHLENWGAKCLTSDERLTGQDHDVLVTDDPARLNGWALLLAGDEMGHHALNDRQFRVNFNLSNALLDALLALIEKQLSHDLMEESSEDEAATPLMSGGYFQLFTETVPPDVKRLYTEAAEKDYPSLAQTAHRLKGVFAMLNLVSGKQLCEALEQHIKVCDDLTIKNTTSEIDAYVSQLLQQGNQ, encoded by the coding sequence CTGCCTTATAAATTTCCTCTGACATCCGGCAATGTAACGCGCTTTTTCGTGGTGTTTAATCTGGTGCTTTTTCTGGCGCTCGGCGCGATGGTGCATAACAGCGTCAATGCCTGGATTACTGAGAAGCGCTATGCGATGACTGATTTGGCGCGCGCCATGCAGAAACGCATCGATGCGTCGCGCTTTGCTACCTGGCAGATCTATGAAAACCTCGCCACCAGCGCCGCCGGTTCGTCGCCGAACAGCAATCTTCAGGAAACCCGCCTGCGCCCGGATGTCTACTATCTGGAAAAAACCCGACGCAAAACGGAAGCGCTGATCTTCGGTTCGCACGACGGCAGCACGCTGGATATGACCATGCGCATGTCCAACTATCTGGATACGCTGTGGGGCGCAGAAAATCCGACCTGGTCGATGTACTTCCTTAATGGTCAGGACAATAGCCTGATCATGATCTCAACGTTGCCGCTGAAAGATATGGCAACGCGCTATAAAGAGAGCGCGATCAATACCATGGTTGATAGCCGCCGCGCGGAGATGTTGCAGCAGGCCAATGCGCTGGATGAACGTGAAAGCTTCTCGCCGCTGCGCCATTTTGCCTGGCAAAACGATCACTACTTTACGCTGCGCACCACCTTTAATCAGCCGGGCCATTTAGCCACGGTGGTGGCGTTCGATCTGCCGGTTAACGATTTGATTCCGCGTAATATGCCGCTGGAGAACTTCCAGTTGCGGCAGGACGCCACGCAAACCTCAACCACCACCAATAGCGACGATACCAGCAGTGAAACCACGCACGTAGCGCTGGTTAATCCCAATCTGGAGATCGCCGCTTCGCTGCCGAGCACCTCATTACAGCTGGTGTATCGCGTGCCGCTCACTAGCCTGGCGCTGGATACGCTGCATAACCTGATGTGGCCGTTGCTGATCAACCTTGTGCTGTTTTTACTTTCGATTGCTGGCATTACGCTGCTGCGTCAGCAATCGCTGCGCCCGAATGAGAACCAAAGCGCCGAGCTCGATTCCCTGCGCATGCTGAACGAAGAGATTGTTGCCAGTTTGCCGGTTGGCCTGCTGGTGTATGACTTCGCCACCAACCGCACGCTGCTCAGCAATAAGATCGCGGAGCATCTGTTGCCGCACCTCAATCTGCAGAAAATCATCAATATGTCCGATCAGCATCAGGGCGTGCTGCAGGCGACCATCAATAATGAAGTGTATGAGATCCGCCACGCGCGCAGCGTGTTATCGCCGCATACGCAGCTGTTTATGATGCGCGATCAGGACCGCGAATTGCTGGTCAATAAGAAGCTGCAGAAGGCGCAGCAGGTGTTAGATCGCAACCACCAGATGCGCCAGCAGCTGATGCATAACCTTGGACACGCACTGAATCGTCCGCTGCAAAGTATGGTCACGCAGCTGGTGCAACTTAGCCAGCGTGATGATGACGAGAGCGTGCTTGATCTGCTCGACGAAAGCCAGGGCCTGGCGCGCCTGGTCGATGACATCGTGCTGCTCAATCGCCTTGAAGCGCATGATTGGTCGCCGGATGCCAGCGTGTTCAATCTGCAGGATATGCTGGATGAGATCGCGCTGGAAAGCCTGCCGCTGTTGCGCCGCAAAGGCCTGGCGCTGGTAATGAACAACCATTTAGCCAACGACGAAATGCGCTTTGGCGATCGTCGTGCGCTGCGCAAAGTGCTGACCACGCTGATGCATTACTCGCTCACCACCACCCGCTGGGGCAAAATTACGCTGGAGATTAAGTCCAGCGAAGAGAAGCCGAATCAGGTGCTGCTGCAACTGGTGGATACCGGCGCCGGCTTGAGCGTCGACGAACTGGCGAATGTCGATTTCCCCTATCTGGGCGAAACCACGCAGGACCGCTTCGGTCAGGCATCTGGCATGGCATTTTTCCTGTGTAAGCAGCTGTGTAAACAGATGGGCGGGCAGCTCGAGATCATCGCCAAACCCGATATCGGTACGCGCTACAATATTCAACTGCCGCTGGCATTAGAAGAACAGCAAGGTGAGCAGGAAGAGAAGCTGCTGGAAGGCGTCACCGCGCTGGTGGATATCGCCGTTGAAGACGTACACAAAATTGTGTGTCGCCACCTGGAAAACTGGGGCGCCAAATGCCTGACTTCGGACGAACGTTTGACCGGTCAGGATCATGATGTGCTGGTGACCGACGATCCCGCGCGCCTGAACGGCTGGGCGCTGTTACTGGCCGGTGACGAGATGGGCCATCACGCGTTGAACGATCGGCAGTTCCGGGTCAACTTCAATCTCAGTAATGCGCTGCTTGATGCGCTACTGGCCCTGATTGAAAAGCAACTTTCTCATGACTTGATGGAGGAGAGTAGCGAAGATGAAGCAGCCACGCCGCTGATGAGCGGAGGCTATTTCCAGCTGTTTACCGAGACAGTACCGCCAGATGTGAAGAGACTGTATACTGAAGCGGCGGAAAAGGATTATCCCTCGCTTGCTCAGACAGCACATCGCCTGAAAGGCGTGTTTGCCATGCTCAATCTGGTGTCAGGTAAACAGCTTTGTGAAGCGTTAGAACAACACATTAAAGTATGTGACGATTTAACCATTAAAAATACCACCAGTGAAATTGACGCTTACGTCAGCCAACTGCTGCAGCAAGGTAACCAATAA
- the rcsB gene encoding response regulator transcription factor RcsB — translation MNNLNVIIADDHPIVLFGIRKSLEQIEWVNVVGEFEDSTALVNSLPKLDANVLITDLSMPGEKYGDGITLIKYIKRHYPDLSIIVLTMNNNPAILSAVLDLDIEGIVLKQGAPTDLPKALAALQKGKKYTPESVAKLLERISAGGYGDKRLSPKESEVLRLFAEGFLVTEIAKKLNRSIKTISSQKKSAMMKLGVENDIALLNYLSSVSATQVDKE, via the coding sequence ATGAATAACTTGAACGTAATTATTGCCGATGACCATCCGATCGTTTTGTTCGGTATCCGTAAGTCGCTGGAACAGATCGAATGGGTTAACGTTGTAGGTGAGTTTGAAGACTCAACAGCATTAGTAAACAGCTTGCCCAAATTGGACGCCAATGTCCTGATTACCGACCTCTCGATGCCAGGCGAGAAATACGGTGACGGTATCACCCTGATCAAATACATCAAACGTCACTATCCGGATCTCTCGATTATCGTTCTTACCATGAACAATAACCCAGCGATCCTGAGCGCGGTGTTGGATCTGGATATTGAAGGGATTGTCCTGAAACAAGGTGCACCAACCGATCTGCCTAAAGCACTGGCTGCTTTACAGAAAGGTAAAAAATATACGCCGGAAAGCGTGGCAAAACTGCTGGAGCGCATCAGCGCCGGTGGTTACGGTGACAAGCGTTTGTCGCCGAAAGAGAGCGAAGTGCTGCGTCTGTTCGCCGAAGGTTTCCTGGTAACTGAGATTGCCAAGAAGCTGAACCGCAGTATCAAAACCATCAGTAGCCAGAAGAAATCAGCGATGATGAAACTGGGCGTGGAAAACGATATTGCGCTGCTGAACTATCTCTCTTCTGTTAGCGCTACTCAGGTCGACAAAGAGTAA